Sequence from the Microbacterium sp. 1.5R genome:
CGAGGCCGGCGCCGACGTGGTGATCAACTTCCGCAACAAGGCCCCACGTGCAGAGAAGCTCGCCGGGCAGCTGCGCGAGCTGGGCCGCCGCGTGCTGGTCGTCGGTGCCGACCTGACCGACCCCGCGTCCGTCGGCGAGATGTTCGATGCGGTGAAGGCCGAGTTCGGACGCCTCGACGTCCTCGTCCTCAATGCTTCCGGCGGCATGGAATCGGGAATGGCCGAGGACTACGCCCTGACCCTCAACCGCGACGCGCAGCTGAACGTCCTCGATGCGGCTGTTCCGCTGCTCGGCGACGGCGCGCGGGTCGTCTTCGTCACGAGCCACCAGGCGCACTTCATCCGCACCACCCCGACCATGCCGGAGTACGAGCCCGTCGCCCTGTCGAAGCGCGCCGGAGAAGACGCGCTCCGCGAGCGGATCCCCGGGCTCGCGGGTAAGGGCATCGGCTTCACCGTGGTGTCCGGAGACATGATCGAAGGCACGATCACCGCGACTCTGCTCGAGCGCGCCAACCCTGGAGCGATCGCGGAGCGGCGCGAATCCGCCGGCAAGCTCTACAACGTGTCGGAGTTCGCCGCGGAGGTCGCTCGCGCGGCAATCGACGCTGTCCCCGCCGACAACACGCGTCTCGTCGGCGATGTGAGCGCATTCGTCGCGGAGTGAGCGGCTGATAGCACCGAAAGAGCCCCGTCCGCGTGGACGGGGCTCTTCGCGTTGCGGGGAGGATCAGAGCGCGGAGTCGGCCTTCGCCGATGCCACGAACTCCTTCGCGTCCTTGCCCAGTGTGATCGCGCGCACGATCTGGACGATCCCGAGGACGACGAGCGAGATGCCGAGCACCAGCCAGAGCACGGCTGCCGCGTACAGGGGCGAGAAGAGGACGACGATACCGGCGATGATGCTGAGCAGAGCGTAGAGCAGCGTCCAGACTCGCGAGCCGTCCTTTCCGAGAAGCGACAACGCCACCACTCCGTCGACGATCCAGCTGATGCCGATGAAGATGACGACGACGAGCGCGAGAGTGGCAGCGGCGACGCCGAGGTTCGCGAACGCGATGACGCCGGCCACGATGTACACGAGGCCCAGCACGATGTGCCCGACTCGAGCCCACCCGCCCTTCACGCGGGAGAAGATGCCGAGCCCGATGTAGACGAGGCCCGCGATCACGAGGTAGGTGGCGAAGATGCCCGTCACGATGACGGCGGACTTGGCGGGCCAGACGAGCAGGACGATGCCCGCGATCAGTGCGATGACACCGGAGACGGCCAGGACGACTCGAATGGACTTGAACAGCGATTTCGCTTCGGAAGCGAGGGAATCAGTCATGGTGGGGACCCTTTCTGAGAAAATCCTGTGAGGGATGCTGACAGAGTAGCGCTGTCCGGTGACGGATGGGGGAACCCGATATCGATATGTCGCCGACGTTCACACTCCGTCACGCGCGGTCATGGCAAAATCAGGGGGTGACCTCGGACGATGACGCGCGGCTCCGCGAGCTCGTCGTGATGCGCAAGGTGCGGGATCGGATCGACCGCGAGTACGCCACGCCTCTCGATGTGGAGGCGCTCGCCCGCGGAGCACACATGTCGGCCGGCCATCTCAGCAGGCGCTTCAAGGAGACCTACGGCGAGTCGCCTTACTCCTATCTGATGACGCGGCGGATCGAGCGCGCGATGGCTCTGCTGCGCCGCGGCGACCTCAGCGTCACCGAGGTGTGCTTCGAAGTCGGATGCTCATCGCTGGGCACGTTCAGCACTCGATTCACGGAACTGGTCGGTGTCCCACCCCGCGTGTATCGTGAGCGCGCCGCTGACGTCGACGGCATTCCGACGTTCCAGGCGAAGCACGTCATCCGACCGATCAGGAATCAAGAAGCGCCGCGCACGGGCGCGCACCTAACGTGAGTCTCATGAACATCAGCATCCACTACGCATTCCTTCCGCACACCGATGCCGAGGCGGCTCTCGGCTTCTACCGTGACGCCCTCGGCTTCGAGGTGCGCAACGACGTCGGCTACGACGGCCTGCGGTGGCTCACGGTCGGTCCCGCGGGGCAGCCGGAGACGTCGATCGTGCTGCACCCGCCGGCAACCGATCCCGGGATCACGGACGCCGAGCGCCAGACGATCCTCGAACTCATCGCGAAGGGCAGCTACGGCGCGCTGACTCTCGCGAGCGACGATCTCGACGCGGTGTTCGAGCGACTTGTCGACAACGGCGCCGATGTGGTGCAGGAGCCCATGGATCAGCCCTACGGCGTGCGCGACTGCGCCTTCCGAGACCCCGCAGGCAACCTGCTCCGAATCAACCAGGCCGGCTGACCCCGGTCGCTACTCGAGGATCACCATGACGACGCACCCCGCTGACGGCCACGACATCATCCGCGTACAGGGTGCGCGCGAGAACAACCTCAAAGAGGTGAGCGTCGACATTCCCAAGCGTCGCCTCACCGTCTTCACCGGAGTCTCCGGATCCGGCAAGAGCTCGCTGGTCTTCGACACGATCGCCGCCGAGTCACGGCGCATGATCGACGAGACGTACAGCGCGTTCGTCCAGGGCTTCATGCCGTCGGTCCCGCGTCCGGACGTCGACGTGCTCGAGGGACTCACGACCTCGATCATCGTCGATCAGGAGCGTCTCGGCGCGAATCCGCGATCCACCGTCGGAACGGTCACCGACGCGAACGCCATGCTGCGCATCCTCTTCAGCAAGCTCGGTGACCCCTACATCGGAGGCCCGACGGCGTTCTCGTTCAACATCCCGACTCAGAAGGCCAGCGGAGTGATGACGGGGCCGGGCGGCGAGAAGAAGATCGTCAAGGACGCCATCTACCTCGGCGGCATGTGCCCTCGGTGCGAGGGCAGGGGAGCGGTGTCGGATCTCGACCTCGCGCAGATCGTCGACGAGTCGAAGTCTCTCGACGAGGGAGCGATCATGGTTCCCGGCTACACGGCGGACGGCTGGATGGTGAAGGGCTTCTCCGCATCGGGCTTCTATCCCGCCGACAAGCCGGTCTCGGAGTTCACCGAGAAGCAGCGACAGCTCTTCCTCTACGGCGAGGTCACCAAGGTCAAGATCTCGGGCATCAACATGACGTACGAGGGGTTGATCCCCAAGATCACGAAGTCGATGCTCTCGAAAGACCTCGACGCGCTGCAGCCGCACATCCGCGCCTTCGTCGAACGCGTGGCGACGTTCGCGACATGCCCGGAGTGCGATGGCACCCGCCTCACCGAAGGAGCGAGGTCCTCCAAGATCGACGGCATCAGCATCGCCGATGCCTGCCGCATGCAGGTGACCGATCTCGCCGAGTGGGTGAGAGGCTTGGAACTCCCCGGGGCGGCGCCCCTGCTCGAGGCGCTGAGCGCGAACCTCGACGCGTTCGTCACGCTCGGCCTGGGATACCTGAGCCTCGAGCGTCCATCGGGGACGCTGTCCGGGGGAGAGGCGCAGCGCATCAAGATGCTGCGTCACCTCGGCTCGTCTCTCACCGATGTCACGTACGTGTTCGACGAGCCGACCATCGGCCTCCACCCGCATGACATCCAGCGGATGAACACCCTCCTGCTGCGCCTGCGCGACAAGGGCAACACCGTGCTGGTGGTGGAGCACAAGCCGGAGACCATCGCCATCGGAGACCACGTGGTGGACCTCGGTCCCGGCGCAGGAAGCGCCGGTGGTGAGATCTGCTTCGAGGGGACCATCGAGGGATTGAAGGCCAGCGGAACCCGCACCGGCGCCCACCTGGACGATCGAGCCGCGCTGAAGGATTCGGTGCGCAGTGCCACCGGCGCGATCGAGATCCGAGGCGCCTCGGCCAACAACCTGCAGAACGTCGATGTCGACATCCCCACCGGGATCCTCACCGTCGTGACCGGGGTCGCGGGTTCCGGCAAGAGCTCCCTGATCCACGGGTCCGTGTCGAAGCGCGAGGGGGTCGTGGCGATCGACCAGGGCGCGATCAAGGGATCACGGCGCAGCAATCCCGCCACCTACACGGGCATGCTCGAACCGATCCGCAAGGCGTTCGCCAAAGCCAACGGCGTCAAGCCGGCCCTGTTCAGCGCGAACTCCGAGGGTGCCTGCCCGACCTGCAAGGGCGCCGGTGTCATCATCACCGAACTCGGGTTCATGGACACGATAGAGACACCCTGCGAGGACTGCGGCGGCAAGCGCTTCCAGGCTGCCGTCCTCGAGTACAAGCTGGCGGGCAAGGACATCACCGAGGTCTTGGATCTCCCGGTCGCCGAGGCACGGGTGTTCTTCTCCGAGGGGGAGGCGAAGCTGCCGGCGGCAGCGACGATCCTCGGACGC
This genomic interval carries:
- a CDS encoding SDR family oxidoreductase — its product is MTDVLPAGSLEGKVALVTGSSRGIGADTVRYLAEAGADVVINFRNKAPRAEKLAGQLRELGRRVLVVGADLTDPASVGEMFDAVKAEFGRLDVLVLNASGGMESGMAEDYALTLNRDAQLNVLDAAVPLLGDGARVVFVTSHQAHFIRTTPTMPEYEPVALSKRAGEDALRERIPGLAGKGIGFTVVSGDMIEGTITATLLERANPGAIAERRESAGKLYNVSEFAAEVARAAIDAVPADNTRLVGDVSAFVAE
- a CDS encoding HdeD family acid-resistance protein, which gives rise to MTDSLASEAKSLFKSIRVVLAVSGVIALIAGIVLLVWPAKSAVIVTGIFATYLVIAGLVYIGLGIFSRVKGGWARVGHIVLGLVYIVAGVIAFANLGVAAATLALVVVIFIGISWIVDGVVALSLLGKDGSRVWTLLYALLSIIAGIVVLFSPLYAAAVLWLVLGISLVVLGIVQIVRAITLGKDAKEFVASAKADSAL
- a CDS encoding helix-turn-helix transcriptional regulator, with the protein product MRKVRDRIDREYATPLDVEALARGAHMSAGHLSRRFKETYGESPYSYLMTRRIERAMALLRRGDLSVTEVCFEVGCSSLGTFSTRFTELVGVPPRVYRERAADVDGIPTFQAKHVIRPIRNQEAPRTGAHLT
- a CDS encoding VOC family protein, with product MNISIHYAFLPHTDAEAALGFYRDALGFEVRNDVGYDGLRWLTVGPAGQPETSIVLHPPATDPGITDAERQTILELIAKGSYGALTLASDDLDAVFERLVDNGADVVQEPMDQPYGVRDCAFRDPAGNLLRINQAG
- a CDS encoding ATP-binding cassette domain-containing protein, whose product is MTTHPADGHDIIRVQGARENNLKEVSVDIPKRRLTVFTGVSGSGKSSLVFDTIAAESRRMIDETYSAFVQGFMPSVPRPDVDVLEGLTTSIIVDQERLGANPRSTVGTVTDANAMLRILFSKLGDPYIGGPTAFSFNIPTQKASGVMTGPGGEKKIVKDAIYLGGMCPRCEGRGAVSDLDLAQIVDESKSLDEGAIMVPGYTADGWMVKGFSASGFYPADKPVSEFTEKQRQLFLYGEVTKVKISGINMTYEGLIPKITKSMLSKDLDALQPHIRAFVERVATFATCPECDGTRLTEGARSSKIDGISIADACRMQVTDLAEWVRGLELPGAAPLLEALSANLDAFVTLGLGYLSLERPSGTLSGGEAQRIKMLRHLGSSLTDVTYVFDEPTIGLHPHDIQRMNTLLLRLRDKGNTVLVVEHKPETIAIGDHVVDLGPGAGSAGGEICFEGTIEGLKASGTRTGAHLDDRAALKDSVRSATGAIEIRGASANNLQNVDVDIPTGILTVVTGVAGSGKSSLIHGSVSKREGVVAIDQGAIKGSRRSNPATYTGMLEPIRKAFAKANGVKPALFSANSEGACPTCKGAGVIITELGFMDTIETPCEDCGGKRFQAAVLEYKLAGKDITEVLDLPVAEARVFFSEGEAKLPAAATILGRLEDVGLGYLSLGQPLSTLSGGERQRIKLAIQMGEKGDTYVLDEPTTGLHLADVQNILGLLDRLVESGKTVIVIEHHQAVMAHADWIIDVGPGAGHDGGRIVFEGSPAELVAARSTVTGEHLAEYVGA